The following is a genomic window from Psychrobacter immobilis.
ATTAATCTTGAAGCCGCTCAGAAAACCGTTGATGCTATTGAAGCGGCAGGCGGACGCGCACTGGCCATTGCCATGGATGTGACTTCAGAGGAGGCGGTAAACGCTGGTGTGCAGCAGCTTGTCGATACCTTTGGTGCTATTGATATTCTCGTCTCCAATGCTGGTATTCAGATCATCGATCCGATCCATAAAATGGCGTTTGAGGATTGGAAAAAAATGCTTGCCATTCATTTAGATGGGGCGTTTTTGACCACTAAAGCGGCGATACAGCACATGTATAAAGATGACAAAGGCGGTACGGTCATCTGTATGGGTTCAGTCCATTCGCATGAAGCATCCATGTTTAAGGCGCCTTACGTCACAGCGAAACATGGGTTACTTGGGCTGTGCCGTGTATTGGCTAAAGAAGGCGCTGAGCATAATGTACGCACGCATGTAATTTGCCCAGGATTTGTCAAAACGCCATTGGTCGAAAAGCAAATTCCGCAACAAGCGGCCGAAAAAGGTATCAGTGAAGAATCTGTAGTCAATGATATTATGCTGGTGAATACGGTAGATAAAGAATTCACGACCGTCGATGATATTGCTCAGTTAGCGCTATTTTTAGCAGCATTCCCGAGCAATGTCTTCACAGGTCAGTCTATCGTTGCCAGTCATGGGTGGTTTATGAATTAACTGAGTGGTGAATTAATGGGTTTGCGGGCTGTTTGATTGGTTTAAGAATCATGGGCTTGCTAATAAAAGACCAATCCATTAGCATCTAGTTTTATATTAATTTGAGCCAATTAGATTGGCTCTTTTTTATGAGCGCTTGAATAGCGTTTCGGGTTGCACGGAGTAAGTATAATGAATGATAAGAATTTTGCAAAAACGCTTGCAGCAAAATTAAGCCGTGCTATCGAGCAACAGCAGTTTGAGCAATCAATCAATCAACTTCAAAATTTGCGCCCGATTGATATTGCCGATGTTCTAGCACTCATGGAGCCAAATCTTGCATGGCAGCTACTTGAGCATCTGCCCAATCGTTCTACCGTGTTCTCCTATTTAGAAACGGATATTCAGGTTGCACTTGCCTATGTATTTCCTCGGGCTGTGTTAGCGAAAATAGTAGGCGAGATGCCTGCGGATGAGCGTACCGACTTATATAAGCACCTCAATCAGGAGCAGCGGGATGCTTTGTTACCCGCCTTGGCACAGGCACAACGTGAAGATATTCGTAAGTTATCTGCCTATGAGGAGCGCACTGCTGGTGCGTTGATGACGTCTGATTATGCGACTTTAGCTGCTCATATGACTGTCTCTGAGGCATTGGCAGCACTGCGCCTAGAAGCACCTGATGCCGAGACTATTTATCATGCTTATGTGATTGATGATGAGCGTAAGTTATTAGGCGTTGTCTCTTTACGAGTACTTATTTTAGCGGCTCCTGAGCAGCTGATTAATGACATTATGATGAGCACAGTAGTGTCTTGTAATGTCAATGATGATCAAAAAGACGTTGCGAAAGTCGTGGCTCGCTATGATTTAATTGCGCTGCCTATTACCGATGATAGTGGTGCCTTGGTCGGTATTGTTACCCACGATGATGCGATGGATGTGGCGAGTGATGAGGCAACCGATGATTTCCATAAGTCGGGCGGTGTCTCGACCATGGTTGGCAAATTAAAAGACGTCAGCGTTCGAGTGTTATACCGTAAGCGCGTATTCTGGCTAGTGTTTTTGGTATTTGGCAACTTGCTCTCAGGCTTTAGTATTTCCAGTTTTGAAGATGTGATTGCCGCCAATTTGGTATTGGTGTTCTTTTTACCTTTATTGGTCGACAGTGGCGGTAACGCTGGCTCGCAGTCAGCGACCTTGATGGTGCGAGCTTTGGCGACTGGCGATGTGGTCATGCGTGACTGGTTTTCATTATTGGGTCGAGAGGCAGTGGTTGCGTTGATGCTTGGGGCGACGATGGCGGTGGCTATCTCAATCATCGGTTATGTACGTGGTGATGCAGTGGTGTCGTTAGTGCTGGCACTGAGTATGATGTCGGTGGTAATGATTGGTTGTGTGATTGGTATGAGCTTACCTTTTGTGCTTAATAAATTGGGTTTTGACCCTGCCACTGCCAGTGCGCCTTTGATTACCTCTGTCTGTGATGCCTCGGGTGTACTTATTTATTTGTTTATTGCTTCACAGTTTTTGTCTATCGGTTAACGCTGCTATAAAGCCTAGTCCCACTAGCGTTGTGGTTTTTTTATTTATCCAATTCAGCTACACTATCACTGTAAAAGGTTTGGCTAAAAAGCTTATGGGCTATGTTATTTACGCTATTTACGACAGTATCAATTGAGTTGTTTTACCATACCTACCCACTTGTATAGGCAGTAACGGTCGCTATGTTTAACTTTATGAAGAAAACCTCCACCAAAAAACCAGAAACACCAGAGCAGCGGGCAGAGCGCGATAGTGCTGTGGACAAGGTGCTGCTTGGTTACGAAGTAGGTACCATTAGCATTGCCACCATGGTCACAGGACTTGAGCGCGATGGCGATCAGCTTACCTTAGATTTGCGTCTTCCCGTAAATAGTAACCCTGAAATCATCCAACAAGAGCTTGGGCAGCTGCTACATCCGCACGGTATCAAAGCGATTCACATGAATGTCCGTCTACCAGCGCCAGCGAAAGGGACAGGATCAAGCTTACCGAAGGCAATGCCCAAGACCACCAATGCAATGGACAGCCAAAGTCAGTCTTCAGTTAATAATAAGACAACTGATGCCGAACCGCCGATTACCAAAGCCGCACCGACACAAGCATCATTGACAGCGCATCCGCGCATTCGTCATATTATCGTGGTGGCGTCAGGTAAAGGCGGTGTTGGTAAATCAACCACTACTGTCAATATCGCCTTGGCATTACAAAAGCTCGGCAACCGTGTTGGCGTGCTCGATGCCGATATCTACGGCCCTAGTATGCCAACCATGCTGGGCGTCAATAATGTCAGACCTGAGCTAGAAAATGAGCAGTTCGTTCCTATCAATGCGCATGGCATGGCGATGTTATCGATTGGTAGCTTGCTCGATGGTGACAATACGCCTGTCGCATGGCGTGGACCAAAAGCCACTGGTGCGCTGATGCAGCTGTATAACCAAACCAACTGGCCGCAGCTAGATTACTTAGTCATTGATATGCCACCGGGTACGGGCGATATTCAGTTAACACTAGCGCAGCGTATTCCCGTAACGGGCGCGGTGATTGTCACGACGCCGCAGCATATTGCCTTGCTTGATGCGCAAAAAGGCATTGAGATGTTTAACAAAACCAACATCCCAGTACTTGGCGTAGTCGAAAACATGGCGCTGCATACCTGTAGTAACTGTAATCATACAGAAGCTATCTTTGGCACAGGCGGCGGCGAAAAAATCGCTGAGCAATATCAGGT
Proteins encoded in this region:
- a CDS encoding 3-hydroxybutyrate dehydrogenase, producing MATTLQQDLTGKVALVTGAASGIGRDIAETYAKAGAAVGIADINLEAAQKTVDAIEAAGGRALAIAMDVTSEEAVNAGVQQLVDTFGAIDILVSNAGIQIIDPIHKMAFEDWKKMLAIHLDGAFLTTKAAIQHMYKDDKGGTVICMGSVHSHEASMFKAPYVTAKHGLLGLCRVLAKEGAEHNVRTHVICPGFVKTPLVEKQIPQQAAEKGISEESVVNDIMLVNTVDKEFTTVDDIAQLALFLAAFPSNVFTGQSIVASHGWFMN
- the mgtE gene encoding magnesium transporter → MNDKNFAKTLAAKLSRAIEQQQFEQSINQLQNLRPIDIADVLALMEPNLAWQLLEHLPNRSTVFSYLETDIQVALAYVFPRAVLAKIVGEMPADERTDLYKHLNQEQRDALLPALAQAQREDIRKLSAYEERTAGALMTSDYATLAAHMTVSEALAALRLEAPDAETIYHAYVIDDERKLLGVVSLRVLILAAPEQLINDIMMSTVVSCNVNDDQKDVAKVVARYDLIALPITDDSGALVGIVTHDDAMDVASDEATDDFHKSGGVSTMVGKLKDVSVRVLYRKRVFWLVFLVFGNLLSGFSISSFEDVIAANLVLVFFLPLLVDSGGNAGSQSATLMVRALATGDVVMRDWFSLLGREAVVALMLGATMAVAISIIGYVRGDAVVSLVLALSMMSVVMIGCVIGMSLPFVLNKLGFDPATASAPLITSVCDASGVLIYLFIASQFLSIG
- the apbC gene encoding iron-sulfur cluster carrier protein ApbC, translating into MFNFMKKTSTKKPETPEQRAERDSAVDKVLLGYEVGTISIATMVTGLERDGDQLTLDLRLPVNSNPEIIQQELGQLLHPHGIKAIHMNVRLPAPAKGTGSSLPKAMPKTTNAMDSQSQSSVNNKTTDAEPPITKAAPTQASLTAHPRIRHIIVVASGKGGVGKSTTTVNIALALQKLGNRVGVLDADIYGPSMPTMLGVNNVRPELENEQFVPINAHGMAMLSIGSLLDGDNTPVAWRGPKATGALMQLYNQTNWPQLDYLVIDMPPGTGDIQLTLAQRIPVTGAVIVTTPQHIALLDAQKGIEMFNKTNIPVLGVVENMALHTCSNCNHTEAIFGTGGGEKIAEQYQVPLLGQLPLARGIRAQVDKGEPSVLADDEFAPYYLSIAKNIEANINKFAKPVDDKRIF